The following proteins come from a genomic window of Pseudochaenichthys georgianus chromosome 17, fPseGeo1.2, whole genome shotgun sequence:
- the dad1 gene encoding dolichyl-diphosphooligosaccharide--protein glycosyltransferase subunit DAD1, which produces MSNSVLSVVSRFLEEYTTTTPNKLKVVDSYLLYILLTGALQFLYCLLVGTFPFNSFLSGFISCVGAFILGVCLRIQINPQNKADFLSISPERAFADFLFAQTVLHLVVMNFIG; this is translated from the exons ATGTCGAACTCAGTCCTTTCGGTGGTTTCACGGTTTCTAGAGGAGTACACCACCACGACGCCCAACAAGCTGAAGGTGGTGGATTCATATTTGCTGTACATCTTGTTGACAGGAGCTCTGCAGTTCCTCTACTGTCTGCTCGTCGGAACCTTCCCCTTCAACAGCTTTCTGTCGGGCTTCATCTCCTGCGTTGGCGCTTTCATTCTCGGAG TATGTCTTCGTATCCAGATCAACCCACAGAATAAAGCAGACTTCCTGTCCATCTCTCCGGAGAGAGCCTTTGCCGACTTCCTGTTCGCTCAGACTGTTCTTCATCTGGTCGTGATGAACTTCATTGGTTGA
- the pigr gene encoding polymeric immunoglobulin receptor isoform X2 — protein MLKPFLLTLSLLPWIPVFLCGTTTEEELSVMEGESLTVPCHYEPQYASYIKYWCRGKMREFCSSLARTDESHSVNPSEKKVRLFDDPVQQVFTVAMSNLREEDSGWYICGVEIGGLWSADVVTYKNIKVIHGMTVENSRLSGEEGSSVTVECQYSERYRESEKKWCRSGDWSSCLLAGSEGSNDSSVYIKDDRSGSFTITFKKLQMRDTGWYWCSAGLQKMPVHVQVKPRPMTTVSVTSQPQTVANPLPPKPITKESWSGHNFSHVLGSLLVCGSVILVGLAIVARKWWKRHKDPVLRQLNGMNARRNEYSDVSCDLQNATVVFLNKDSQDVHMC, from the exons ATGCTGAAGCCCTTTCTACTCACCCTCAGCCTGTTACCATGGATCCCAG TTTTCCTCTGCGGGACAACcaccgaagaagagctctcagtCATGGAGGGTGAAAGCCTCACCGTCCCGTGTCACTATGAGCCCCAGTATGCCAGCTATATAAAGTACTGGTGCCGGGGAAAGATGAGGGAGTTCTGCTCCAGCCTAGCTCGGACCGATGAGTCCCATTCTGTCAATCCGTCTGAGAAGAAAGTGAGACTCTTTGACGACCCGGTGCAGCAGGTGTTCACTGTTGCCATGAGCaacctgagggaggaggactcTGGGTGGTACATTTGTGGCGTGGAAATTGGTGGCCTGTGGAGCGCTGATGTTGTCACTTACAAAAACATCAAGGTCATTCATG GTATGACAGTGGAGAACAGCCGCCTGAGTGGGGAAGAAGGGAGTAGTGTCACAGTTGAATGCCAATACAGCGAGAGATACAG AGAGAGTGAGAAGAAGTGGTGTCGGAGTGGAGACTGGAGCTCCTGTCTGTTGGCGGGATCTGAAGGGAGCAACGACTCTTCAGTGTACATCAAAGATGACAGATCTGGGTCTTTCACCATAACCTTTAAGAAGCTTCAGATGAGGGATACAGGCTGGTACTGGTGCTCTGCGGGACTTCAAAAGATGCCTGTGCATGTGCAGGTCAAACCACGACCCATGACTA CAGTGTCTGTGACATCCCAACCTCAGACTGTTGCAAATCCTCTTCCCCCCAAACCCATCACTAAGGAGTCATGGAGCGGTCACAA TTTTAGTCACGTCTTGGGGTCCTTGCTGGTGTGTGGTTCTGTAATCCTTGTGGGTTTGGCCATAGTGGCGAGGAAGTGGTGGAAACGGCACA AGGACCCTGTGCTGAGACAACTTAATGGGATGAACGCAAGGCGAAAT GAGTACAGCGATGTGAGTTGTGACCTGCAGAATGCTACTGTCGTTTTCCTTAACAAGGATTCCCAGGACGTACATATGTGCTGA
- the pigr gene encoding polymeric immunoglobulin receptor isoform X1, with protein sequence MLKPFLLTLSLLPWIPVFLCGTTTEEELSVMEGESLTVPCHYEPQYASYIKYWCRGKMREFCSSLARTDESHSVNPSEKKVRLFDDPVQQVFTVAMSNLREEDSGWYICGVEIGGLWSADVVTYKNIKVIHGMTVENSRLSGEEGSSVTVECQYSERYRESEKKWCRSGDWSSCLLAGSEGSNDSSVYIKDDRSGSFTITFKKLQMRDTGWYWCSAGLQKMPVHVQVKPRPMTTAVSVTSQPQTVANPLPPKPITKESWSGHNFSHVLGSLLVCGSVILVGLAIVARKWWKRHKDPVLRQLNGMNARRNEYSDVSCDLQNATVVFLNKDSQDVHMC encoded by the exons ATGCTGAAGCCCTTTCTACTCACCCTCAGCCTGTTACCATGGATCCCAG TTTTCCTCTGCGGGACAACcaccgaagaagagctctcagtCATGGAGGGTGAAAGCCTCACCGTCCCGTGTCACTATGAGCCCCAGTATGCCAGCTATATAAAGTACTGGTGCCGGGGAAAGATGAGGGAGTTCTGCTCCAGCCTAGCTCGGACCGATGAGTCCCATTCTGTCAATCCGTCTGAGAAGAAAGTGAGACTCTTTGACGACCCGGTGCAGCAGGTGTTCACTGTTGCCATGAGCaacctgagggaggaggactcTGGGTGGTACATTTGTGGCGTGGAAATTGGTGGCCTGTGGAGCGCTGATGTTGTCACTTACAAAAACATCAAGGTCATTCATG GTATGACAGTGGAGAACAGCCGCCTGAGTGGGGAAGAAGGGAGTAGTGTCACAGTTGAATGCCAATACAGCGAGAGATACAG AGAGAGTGAGAAGAAGTGGTGTCGGAGTGGAGACTGGAGCTCCTGTCTGTTGGCGGGATCTGAAGGGAGCAACGACTCTTCAGTGTACATCAAAGATGACAGATCTGGGTCTTTCACCATAACCTTTAAGAAGCTTCAGATGAGGGATACAGGCTGGTACTGGTGCTCTGCGGGACTTCAAAAGATGCCTGTGCATGTGCAGGTCAAACCACGACCCATGACTA CAGCAGTGTCTGTGACATCCCAACCTCAGACTGTTGCAAATCCTCTTCCCCCCAAACCCATCACTAAGGAGTCATGGAGCGGTCACAA TTTTAGTCACGTCTTGGGGTCCTTGCTGGTGTGTGGTTCTGTAATCCTTGTGGGTTTGGCCATAGTGGCGAGGAAGTGGTGGAAACGGCACA AGGACCCTGTGCTGAGACAACTTAATGGGATGAACGCAAGGCGAAAT GAGTACAGCGATGTGAGTTGTGACCTGCAGAATGCTACTGTCGTTTTCCTTAACAAGGATTCCCAGGACGTACATATGTGCTGA